One part of the Bacteroidota bacterium genome encodes these proteins:
- a CDS encoding T9SS type A sorting domain-containing protein, which yields MLNCTYFFLLLSFLPISGKAQWIPQASGSSAMLQSVFFTDPMTGYCSGNGGVILKTTNGGANWISQNSGTTNDLFEVYFPAPDTGYAVGYLGTIIKTTNGGQNWDTLSSGTTLQFNCLFFTDVNTGYAVGGSGSQSIELILKTTDGGQNWSQQTNGNYKQLSGVHFPAMDTGYAVGNTGTILKTVDGGNVWSPQTSGTTSLLRSVQFIDTDTGYTVGASGKILKTINGGQTWSSQISGTFNTLFSVYFIDAQNGIIVGDNGTILQTTNGGGNWIPQTSGTGNLLLYVHFIGNTGFAVGESGTILKTMLSVDLPELSQTTFSLYPNPTSNGFTLQSDQKLISNAVLYIYSRDGKQIQEEHFSSESPYTDIRNLENGLYLVELRWENGSIRQRLIVNR from the coding sequence ATGTTGAATTGTACATATTTCTTTCTGCTCCTCTCCTTCCTTCCCATATCCGGCAAAGCGCAATGGATTCCCCAGGCAAGTGGTTCTTCAGCGATGTTGCAATCCGTATTTTTTACAGATCCTATGACAGGATATTGTTCGGGTAACGGTGGCGTGATTCTAAAAACTACCAACGGTGGGGCGAATTGGATTTCTCAAAATTCCGGGACTACTAACGATCTTTTCGAAGTGTATTTCCCTGCCCCGGATACCGGTTATGCGGTGGGTTATCTGGGCACAATCATCAAGACAACGAATGGAGGGCAAAACTGGGATACGCTTTCATCCGGAACCACACTCCAGTTCAATTGTTTGTTTTTTACTGATGTCAATACAGGTTATGCGGTGGGGGGGTCAGGGTCACAGAGTATAGAACTTATTCTGAAAACGACGGATGGCGGGCAAAACTGGTCACAACAAACCAATGGCAATTACAAGCAGTTGTCGGGGGTACATTTCCCGGCCATGGATACAGGGTATGCCGTAGGAAATACAGGTACTATTCTCAAGACGGTAGATGGTGGTAATGTATGGTCTCCTCAAACAAGCGGGACAACAAGCCTCCTTCGCTCTGTACAGTTTATTGATACAGACACCGGGTATACCGTAGGTGCTTCCGGAAAAATTTTGAAAACCATCAATGGCGGTCAGACATGGTCTTCACAAATCAGTGGAACCTTTAACACGCTTTTCTCTGTTTATTTCATCGATGCACAAAACGGAATTATCGTTGGGGACAATGGAACAATTCTTCAAACAACAAATGGTGGTGGCAATTGGATTCCTCAAACCAGTGGAACAGGAAACTTATTACTCTATGTCCATTTCATAGGGAATACCGGATTTGCTGTCGGGGAAAGTGGTACAATTTTAAAAACGATGCTTTCGGTAGATCTCCCCGAACTTTCTCAAACTACATTCTCGCTTTACCCTAATCCCACATCGAATGGATTCACCCTACAATCGGATCAGAAACTCATAAGTAACGCGGTGCTTTATATTTATAGCAGGGATGGTAAGCAAATACAGGAAGAACATTTTTCATCGGAAAGCCCATACACGGACATCCGCAACCTGGAGAATGGTCTCTATCTGGTGGAACTGAGGTGGGAGAATGGAAGTATACGTCAACGTTTAATTGTAAACAGATAA
- a CDS encoding twin-arginine translocation signal domain-containing protein encodes MNAKKSTTSTTMTDETTSRRNFLQNLGLTAGSVLLATSGLAKSIDPESIKKLNPEQQAFMNRYGLWMDDFIEVIRIQKTDRNNEENNKKMIILTEEAEKFKPELAVHMKDETFSLIYIASVQRMSNEI; translated from the coding sequence ATGAATGCTAAGAAAAGTACAACATCAACGACTATGACTGACGAAACTACCTCCAGACGAAATTTCCTGCAGAACTTAGGTTTAACAGCAGGCTCAGTGCTATTGGCTACATCAGGTCTGGCAAAATCTATAGATCCTGAAAGCATAAAAAAATTAAATCCCGAGCAGCAGGCTTTTATGAATCGCTACGGACTTTGGATGGATGACTTCATTGAAGTGATTCGCATCCAGAAGACGGATAGAAATAATGAAGAGAACAATAAGAAAATGATTATCCTGACCGAAGAAGCCGAGAAATTCAAACCAGAACTGGCTGTACACATGAAAGATGAAACATTTTCATTGATTTATATTGCCTCTGTACAACGAATGAGCAACGAGATTTGA
- a CDS encoding YihY/virulence factor BrkB family protein, with the protein MKIKNILNLFKLALKEWWAKDPFKESAVIAYYAIFSLPGLLMVILTIAGYFFGQDAVSGRIASQITSTLGADTAHQVEDIIANGFKSRNSMFATIIGILTILIGATGVFVEFQKSLNSIWGVKHDVTKAGFLRLVKERVFSFGLIISVAFILIVSLVISATIAALSSWVVSNFSETVLTILQFVNAVLSLCILAGLFALMFKIIPDAKIKWSHVGIGSIVTALLFELGKFTLGIYFSSADPGSGYGAAGSVILILLWVSYSSMIVFYGAEFTYAYALWKEGKIVPAAYAEKVPAKLNT; encoded by the coding sequence GTGAAAATTAAAAATATACTTAACCTGTTTAAACTCGCATTGAAGGAATGGTGGGCGAAAGATCCTTTTAAAGAAAGTGCCGTTATCGCCTATTATGCAATTTTTTCATTGCCGGGATTGTTGATGGTTATATTAACGATTGCCGGATATTTTTTTGGACAAGATGCAGTGAGTGGAAGAATTGCATCGCAAATCACATCCACGTTGGGTGCGGATACGGCGCACCAGGTGGAGGATATAATTGCCAACGGATTCAAATCCAGAAATTCGATGTTTGCAACAATCATCGGAATCCTTACGATTTTAATAGGTGCCACCGGTGTATTTGTAGAGTTTCAGAAATCCCTGAACAGCATTTGGGGAGTGAAGCACGATGTCACGAAGGCCGGTTTTCTACGTTTAGTGAAGGAGCGGGTTTTTTCTTTCGGACTCATCATTTCTGTAGCTTTTATTTTGATTGTTTCCCTTGTCATATCGGCCACCATCGCCGCATTGAGCAGCTGGGTGGTGAGTAATTTTTCAGAAACCGTGCTCACTATTTTACAATTTGTTAATGCCGTTTTATCCTTGTGTATTCTGGCCGGATTGTTTGCGCTCATGTTCAAAATAATTCCCGATGCCAAGATAAAATGGAGTCATGTAGGAATAGGGTCCATTGTTACGGCATTGTTATTCGAGCTGGGTAAGTTTACATTAGGTATATATTTCAGCAGTGCAGATCCCGGTTCCGGTTATGGCGCTGCAGGATCGGTCATCTTAATTTTGCTATGGGTTTCCTATTCATCTATGATCGTTTTTTATGGAGCAGAATTTACTTATGCTTATGCATTGTGGAAAGAAGGTAAAATAGTGCCGGCCGCATATGCTGAAAAGGTACCCGCTAAGTTGAACACTTAA
- a CDS encoding YtxH domain-containing protein, whose translation MSTGKIVLGILAGAAAGATIAILFAPDKGSNTRKKIASKTTDLKDELVDKFNGYVQGMTNHVESAANGVNKIVEKGKTTMEEADRKFTGYTK comes from the coding sequence ATGAGCACAGGAAAAATAGTATTAGGCATATTGGCCGGCGCTGCTGCAGGAGCAACAATCGCTATATTATTTGCACCCGATAAAGGTTCAAATACACGAAAGAAAATTGCATCAAAGACAACAGATCTGAAAGATGAATTGGTTGATAAGTTCAACGGTTATGTTCAGGGGATGACCAATCATGTAGAGTCCGCTGCAAATGGTGTTAATAAAATCGTGGAAAAAGGAAAAACTACGATGGAAGAAGCTGACAGAAAGTTTACGGGTTATACGAAGTAA
- a CDS encoding PAS domain S-box protein: MKAKSTSTKRKTPAKNESNGSVFPVVAIGASAGGLEAVTELLRNLSSKTGMAFIYVQHLSPDHKSMLTSLLAKVTAMKVQEVVNKVEMEPDNLYIIPPDKEINVTNGHIKLSPRPDSPRINLPINILFSSLAETHKANTIGVILSGSANDGTIGMKSIKQEGGITFAQDDSAKFKSMPLSAIAAGVVDFILSPKEIAKELTRLSTHASSVKTGWIQRPEDSIDNNDADLKSILVHLQQTTTVDFSAYKMKTIKRRILRRMLMHKMKTLKNYALYLNEHSEELDILHQDLLINVTSFFRDTEVHKYLKTSLLTKLLKEKKAGEALRIWVPACSTGEEAYSIAMMLLEISDTLNSQTKIQIFATDLSNAAIKKARIGSYSKEELETVTPKRIQRFFTRSEGGFRIAKMVRDICVFAQHNILQDPPFSRLDFISCRNLFIYLDTPAQRRATTTFHYALKEKGYLMLGKSEAITSSTQLFAPYNSKFKVFLRKNSVGEYSLPFISGNPATALLKEEPGSNGTIGVKGASKKGIQVSNHDLDKAIDEVLVADFMPASVVINHQMEILQFRGSTDLYLTHAPGKATFSILKMARLGINFALRHAIAKVIKTNHNVKDKTRVVSFEVVPLKITWEEPLLLIIFSEQEQVAAVSISGNSSKRSALLKDKRIKKLEEELTIAHADALAFSQEQEAFIEELQSANEEIVSSNEELQTVNEELETSKEEIESTNEELTTSNQELQTRNDLLNESYEYSKAIISTLHEPMIVMDRNLRVKTANKSFYKAFGVKEEETEGILLYDLGNGQWNIPRLRELMEDIVPKNNFFYDFEVRHVFPVIGEKVLQLNANKVFQKSIGEELILLSINDITDLVMLQEKDKEVLKKDIQESKKSNRALEKAVKERTMELRLANSVLAEKNIELEKMNNELQAFTFVSSHDLQEPLRKIQTFADRILETENKNLTDSGKNYFRYLQTSAERMQALILDLLTFSRINSTDRKFKNTQLSKLVDEVVADLQEQIEEHKAVIEVNENCEVYIIPFLFRQVLHNLLTNALKFSKEECTSTYRNKMPEGTLR, encoded by the coding sequence ATGAAAGCTAAATCAACGAGTACTAAAAGAAAAACTCCTGCAAAAAATGAGAGCAACGGCTCTGTTTTTCCTGTTGTTGCGATAGGGGCCTCTGCCGGTGGACTCGAAGCAGTAACTGAACTCCTTAGGAATCTATCTTCTAAAACCGGAATGGCTTTCATCTATGTGCAACATCTGAGCCCGGACCATAAAAGTATGCTAACCTCATTGCTGGCGAAGGTAACGGCAATGAAAGTGCAGGAAGTGGTGAATAAAGTTGAAATGGAGCCCGATAATTTATATATTATTCCTCCGGATAAGGAAATCAATGTCACCAATGGCCATATTAAATTATCACCTCGTCCGGATAGCCCACGAATTAATCTGCCCATTAATATTTTATTTTCATCACTGGCAGAAACGCATAAAGCAAATACTATAGGCGTCATTTTAAGCGGTAGTGCAAATGATGGCACTATTGGAATGAAGTCCATCAAGCAGGAAGGAGGTATAACATTTGCTCAGGATGACTCTGCAAAATTTAAAAGTATGCCGCTTTCAGCCATTGCTGCAGGAGTGGTTGATTTTATTTTATCTCCAAAGGAAATTGCAAAGGAATTGACCCGGCTGAGTACTCACGCCAGTTCCGTGAAGACCGGATGGATTCAAAGACCGGAAGACAGTATCGATAATAACGATGCGGATCTGAAGAGTATTCTTGTCCATTTACAGCAAACAACAACTGTAGACTTTAGTGCCTATAAAATGAAGACGATTAAGCGACGTATCCTGCGCCGTATGCTGATGCATAAAATGAAGACACTGAAGAACTATGCTTTGTATTTAAATGAACATTCAGAGGAATTGGACATATTGCACCAGGATTTGTTGATCAATGTAACCTCATTTTTTAGAGATACTGAAGTGCATAAATATTTAAAAACTTCTTTATTGACTAAACTGCTTAAAGAGAAGAAAGCGGGTGAAGCCTTACGCATTTGGGTACCTGCCTGCTCTACCGGAGAAGAGGCCTATTCTATTGCCATGATGTTGTTGGAAATATCCGATACGCTTAATTCTCAAACCAAAATTCAGATTTTTGCAACCGACCTGAGTAATGCAGCTATTAAAAAGGCCCGTATTGGATCCTATTCCAAAGAGGAATTGGAAACAGTTACTCCAAAACGTATTCAACGTTTCTTTACGCGAAGTGAGGGTGGCTTTCGTATTGCTAAGATGGTGCGCGATATTTGCGTATTTGCTCAACATAATATCTTACAGGATCCTCCTTTTTCGCGACTTGATTTTATCAGTTGCCGTAATTTATTTATTTATCTAGATACTCCTGCTCAGAGGAGAGCTACAACCACTTTCCATTATGCCTTGAAGGAAAAGGGATATTTGATGCTTGGAAAATCAGAAGCCATTACATCGTCCACCCAATTATTTGCGCCCTACAATTCGAAGTTTAAAGTGTTCTTACGTAAAAATAGTGTTGGTGAATATTCACTACCTTTTATTTCAGGAAACCCGGCAACGGCGCTGTTGAAGGAAGAACCGGGTTCAAATGGGACCATAGGGGTGAAGGGTGCTTCCAAAAAAGGAATACAGGTTTCCAATCATGATTTGGATAAAGCAATAGATGAAGTGCTGGTTGCTGATTTTATGCCTGCCAGTGTGGTGATTAATCATCAAATGGAAATACTTCAATTTCGTGGTTCAACAGATTTATACCTTACACATGCGCCGGGAAAAGCTACTTTTAGTATTCTGAAGATGGCACGATTGGGGATTAATTTCGCTCTTCGTCATGCCATTGCAAAAGTGATTAAAACCAATCATAATGTAAAGGATAAAACAAGGGTAGTGAGTTTTGAAGTGGTTCCCCTCAAAATTACCTGGGAAGAGCCCTTGTTATTGATCATTTTTTCGGAGCAGGAACAAGTCGCTGCTGTGAGTATATCCGGAAATTCAAGTAAAAGAAGTGCTTTGTTAAAGGATAAAAGAATAAAGAAATTGGAAGAAGAACTTACTATAGCACACGCTGATGCCCTGGCCTTTTCACAGGAGCAGGAGGCTTTTATTGAGGAATTGCAAAGTGCAAATGAAGAAATTGTTTCCAGCAACGAAGAATTGCAAACAGTAAATGAAGAACTTGAAACCTCTAAGGAAGAGATTGAATCTACCAATGAAGAACTGACTACATCCAATCAGGAGCTGCAAACACGTAATGATCTTTTGAATGAGTCTTATGAATATTCTAAGGCCATCATTTCCACCTTGCACGAGCCGATGATTGTTATGGACAGGAACCTGCGGGTAAAAACTGCTAACAAATCTTTTTATAAGGCATTCGGCGTGAAGGAAGAGGAAACAGAGGGTATACTGTTGTATGATTTAGGAAACGGGCAATGGAATATTCCGCGCCTGAGAGAACTGATGGAAGATATTGTTCCAAAAAATAACTTCTTTTATGATTTTGAAGTCAGACATGTGTTTCCTGTGATCGGTGAAAAAGTATTGCAACTCAATGCAAATAAAGTATTTCAAAAAAGTATTGGTGAAGAATTGATTTTATTGTCAATTAATGATATTACAGATTTGGTGATGTTACAGGAAAAAGATAAGGAGGTATTAAAGAAAGATATTCAGGAAAGTAAAAAGAGTAATAGAGCTCTTGAGAAGGCAGTAAAGGAGCGAACAATGGAATTGAGGTTAGCAAATAGTGTGCTGGCCGAAAAAAACATAGAGCTGGAGAAAATGAATAATGAATTGCAGGCGTTTACTTTTGTATCAAGTCATGATTTGCAAGAGCCATTACGTAAAATTCAAACTTTCGCCGACAGAATACTTGAAACAGAGAATAAGAATTTGACCGACAGCGGGAAGAATTATTTTCGTTATTTGCAGACTTCAGCTGAGCGGATGCAAGCGCTTATTTTAGATTTACTCACCTTTTCCCGTATCAATTCCACTGATCGTAAATTTAAAAATACACAGTTGAGTAAACTAGTGGATGAAGTAGTTGCTGATCTGCAGGAGCAAATAGAAGAGCACAAGGCTGTAATAGAAGTAAATGAAAACTGCGAAGTGTATATTATTCCTTTTTTATTCCGTCAGGTTTTACATAACCTTTTAACTAACGCTTTGAAATTTTCAAAAGAAGAATGTACCTCAACATATCGTAATAAAATGCCAGAAGGTACACTCCGGTGA
- a CDS encoding response regulator — MSNEPLRILLADDDEADRLLFKEAISELKIKTVVHSVNDGVDLMEALAVENQPLPQLLFLDLNMPRKDGMECLKEIRANDKYNDISIAIFSTSGADDDMEETFLNGANVYIHKPNDFGSLKKLLERAVQVTYIYQEPPFSKENFLMKVE; from the coding sequence ATGAGCAACGAACCCCTCCGTATTCTGTTAGCTGATGATGATGAAGCTGACCGCCTTCTCTTTAAGGAAGCCATTAGTGAATTAAAAATTAAAACGGTTGTGCATTCTGTCAATGATGGGGTAGACCTTATGGAAGCTCTGGCTGTGGAGAACCAGCCATTACCCCAGCTTCTCTTTCTTGACCTGAACATGCCCCGAAAGGATGGGATGGAATGTTTGAAGGAGATTAGGGCCAACGATAAGTACAATGACATTTCAATCGCTATCTTTTCCACCTCGGGAGCAGATGATGACATGGAAGAAACCTTCCTGAACGGGGCTAATGTGTATATTCATAAACCCAATGATTTTGGATCATTAAAGAAATTATTGGAAAGGGCGGTGCAGGTGACCTATATTTATCAGGAACCTCCATTTAGTAAGGAAAACTTTTTGATGAAAGTAGAATAG
- a CDS encoding cupin domain-containing protein: MHTSVKVIDELVEKSIAHIVAEIIEYVPHSVVSRTIVSRTTGNITLLAFDQGEESAERISPFDIYIQIIDGTAAFLINGDPHELHTGAGIIIPAHARHCFIAHEPFKMISTVIKSGYED, from the coding sequence ATGCATACTAGTGTGAAGGTCATAGATGAGTTGGTAGAAAAATCTATAGCTCATATCGTTGCCGAGATCATTGAGTATGTACCCCACTCCGTGGTGAGTAGAACAATTGTATCGAGAACCACAGGCAATATAACGCTTCTCGCTTTTGATCAGGGAGAGGAATCAGCGGAACGCATTTCTCCCTTTGATATTTATATTCAAATTATTGACGGCACCGCGGCTTTTCTGATTAATGGGGATCCTCATGAACTTCACACAGGGGCAGGAATCATTATCCCTGCACATGCACGTCATTGTTTTATTGCCCATGAGCCCTTTAAAATGATTTCCACGGTCATAAAAAGTGGTTATGAGGATTAA
- a CDS encoding YcxB family protein — MKVKSKVTFREYVNLLFGLTYQRPIMRFLAGVAALLLLWIFFYFLKIFSLPEPTIYQYITLALMVIVQPIVIYTTIRRVYYSGNHICEDLEIEILPEEIRIQGKSFYMEVTWQKMFKIVEKPGWFLIYHNSLSAIIIPNVDLRPDEVNYFRKILRDIRNVPVNLQE; from the coding sequence ATGAAGGTTAAATCCAAAGTTACTTTCAGAGAATACGTAAATTTACTCTTCGGTTTAACTTACCAACGACCTATAATGAGGTTTCTTGCAGGAGTGGCCGCTCTTCTCTTGCTTTGGATATTTTTCTATTTTTTAAAAATATTCAGCCTGCCGGAACCAACTATTTATCAATATATCACTTTGGCTTTAATGGTTATAGTGCAACCTATAGTCATTTACACTACTATTCGAAGGGTGTATTATTCCGGTAACCATATATGCGAGGATTTAGAAATAGAAATATTGCCGGAAGAAATCAGGATTCAAGGTAAATCTTTTTACATGGAAGTTACATGGCAAAAAATGTTTAAGATCGTGGAAAAACCCGGGTGGTTTCTGATCTATCATAATAGTCTATCAGCTATAATTATTCCTAATGTGGATCTGCGTCCGGATGAAGTAAATTATTTCAGGAAAATTTTGAGGGACATAAGGAATGTACCGGTGAATTTGCAAGAATAG
- a CDS encoding DUF892 family protein → MKSKATRISSLYSVQQQAAQLALHAKSDAAQGLHDLLLDELKDMFCAEKALIKALPKMIKNATAGELIEALTLHLHMSKEHLTRIEYAFILIGEKAVAVRCEAMEGLILDAEEIVSRTEQGMVRDAAIIAAARKVLNFQLAGYDSLCSFSKTLGEPEAAKVFQHSINEKVELEMKMKMESIGKAINLETVMLIMER, encoded by the coding sequence ATGAAAAGCAAAGCAACCAGAATTTCTTCGTTGTACAGCGTTCAGCAACAGGCAGCACAATTAGCGCTACACGCCAAATCGGATGCCGCACAAGGGTTGCACGATTTATTATTGGATGAATTGAAGGACATGTTTTGTGCGGAGAAAGCACTCATAAAAGCGCTGCCTAAAATGATTAAAAATGCTACGGCCGGTGAGTTGATTGAAGCATTAACACTTCACCTCCATATGTCGAAAGAGCATCTTACCCGGATCGAATATGCCTTTATTTTGATTGGTGAAAAGGCGGTAGCCGTCCGATGTGAAGCGATGGAAGGATTGATTCTGGATGCGGAAGAAATTGTTTCCCGAACCGAACAAGGTATGGTGAGAGATGCAGCCATCATTGCTGCCGCCAGAAAGGTGCTCAATTTTCAACTTGCAGGATACGACTCCCTTTGCTCATTTTCCAAAACACTGGGCGAACCGGAAGCTGCTAAGGTCTTTCAACATTCTATCAATGAAAAGGTGGAGCTGGAAATGAAGATGAAGATGGAGAGTATTGGAAAAGCTATTAATCTTGAAACCGTGATGTTAATCATGGAGCGATAA
- a CDS encoding SBBP repeat-containing protein yields the protein MKTKFIYLILMASILSKTNCAAQALYLQWAVSFKGSGSSVGTSLAVNTNGDVYTTGSFIDTVDFDPGPGIYNVISPDTNYGDCFVAKITAAGNFGNAYWFGGMGAQDIGYGIATDPQNNVYTGGYFHATADFDPSPGNTFNLTSAGSADFFLTKSDAAGNFVWAKQVGDGGSQGCYDATVDQAGNCYAVGTWFNDLFLYKTNNLGDTLWTRRYAATQFINPGYAVTTDAAGNVYITGYHWGLNLFPNQGNTDIFIIKYDTDGNLLWAKTMGGPNQDFGNSLAVDDSGNVYTFGFFNSTVDFNPGFGASDTFFLTSAGARDVFVSKLDAGGNFVWARRAGGTGNDTSSEIVLDDLGFIYIAGGFAGTSSYGNISLTSFGNADAFIAKMDPAGNFVWAKQFGGTGADGCKGLAVDVSGNIYLSGNFNDTADFNPETGVYNLISAGFTDVFVLKLSQQPLSIEENAAMENEIFVYPNPAQDAVTISSNKEMISIQLYNALGEKILDIPSFQKSHSLDLSEIPAGVYMIEARNKEYLATKKLIKQ from the coding sequence ATGAAAACAAAATTTATCTATTTAATTTTAATGGCTTCAATCCTTTCAAAAACGAATTGCGCTGCACAGGCTTTATACTTGCAGTGGGCAGTATCTTTTAAAGGATCAGGATCATCGGTCGGTACAAGTCTGGCTGTAAATACTAACGGTGATGTCTATACTACCGGATCCTTTATTGATACCGTCGATTTTGATCCGGGTCCGGGAATTTACAATGTCATCTCACCCGACACGAACTATGGTGATTGTTTTGTTGCCAAAATAACGGCCGCGGGAAACTTCGGTAATGCGTATTGGTTCGGCGGAATGGGCGCTCAGGATATAGGTTATGGCATCGCCACTGATCCACAAAACAATGTATATACAGGAGGATATTTTCATGCTACAGCAGATTTTGATCCTTCGCCGGGCAACACATTTAATCTTACTTCTGCGGGAAGCGCTGATTTCTTTCTTACAAAATCAGATGCTGCCGGTAATTTTGTTTGGGCCAAACAAGTGGGTGATGGAGGTAGTCAGGGTTGTTATGATGCCACAGTAGATCAGGCGGGAAATTGCTATGCCGTGGGTACATGGTTCAACGATCTCTTTCTTTATAAAACCAATAACCTGGGCGATACCCTGTGGACAAGAAGATATGCTGCCACTCAATTTATAAATCCCGGCTATGCAGTTACTACCGATGCAGCAGGAAATGTGTATATAACCGGATACCATTGGGGATTAAATTTATTTCCCAATCAGGGGAACACCGATATTTTTATTATTAAATATGACACAGATGGTAATTTGCTTTGGGCAAAAACTATGGGAGGACCTAATCAGGATTTTGGAAACAGCCTTGCCGTAGATGACTCGGGGAATGTGTATACATTCGGATTTTTCAATAGCACCGTTGATTTCAATCCGGGTTTTGGAGCCAGCGATACTTTCTTTCTTACCTCTGCAGGAGCGAGAGATGTTTTCGTTTCAAAATTAGATGCAGGAGGTAATTTTGTCTGGGCTCGACGGGCAGGCGGAACAGGGAATGATACTTCGTCGGAGATTGTGTTAGATGATCTTGGATTTATTTACATCGCCGGTGGATTTGCAGGAACATCTTCCTACGGCAATATCAGTCTGACTTCTTTTGGAAATGCAGATGCCTTTATCGCCAAGATGGATCCGGCAGGTAATTTTGTTTGGGCAAAACAATTTGGAGGAACCGGAGCAGACGGCTGTAAGGGTCTTGCTGTGGATGTGTCCGGGAACATTTATTTATCGGGTAACTTCAACGACACTGCTGATTTTAATCCGGAGACAGGAGTCTACAATTTAATTTCTGCAGGCTTCACTGATGTATTTGTTCTAAAACTTAGTCAGCAACCACTATCCATTGAAGAAAATGCGGCGATGGAAAATGAGATTTTTGTCTATCCAAATCCGGCGCAGGATGCGGTGACCATTAGCAGTAATAAAGAAATGATATCTATTCAACTCTACAATGCACTCGGCGAAAAAATATTGGATATTCCTTCCTTCCAAAAAAGTCACAGCCTGGATTTGAGCGAAATTCCTGCGGGAGTGTACATGATTGAGGCAAGAAATAAAGAGTATCTAGCTACAAAAAAACTAATAAAGCAGTAG
- a CDS encoding FkbM family methyltransferase: MKLLRSSLRYIFSNYTFKGRHRLSDKLGLMLAPKDVEIIKLNDVYFPVDHQVEFYRYMYYGVYEERFVSHLKKVVREGDIIIEPGVNVGYVTAVLQGLVGDTGKIYGLEPSMTCYNKITSYLNCSNIVLMNMALSSQDGTAYFVDTPRVISRGYSFLSEVGTKNDEDNEYLIETITVDTLCKKNNIEKVRYLKLDVEGAELISLKGATGMLAKKKIDYILVETCFYDTHKNMNMEMATLLTGCGYKPYFLTEDKLQPIDFYSISGIWQDVIWTHIDND; encoded by the coding sequence ATGAAATTATTACGAAGTTCATTACGTTATATCTTCAGCAATTACACCTTCAAAGGCAGACACCGTTTATCCGATAAGCTCGGTTTGATGCTTGCTCCGAAAGATGTAGAAATTATAAAGTTAAATGATGTATACTTTCCCGTAGATCATCAGGTGGAATTTTACCGCTATATGTATTACGGTGTATATGAAGAACGATTTGTGAGTCACTTGAAAAAAGTGGTGCGTGAAGGTGATATCATCATCGAACCCGGTGTGAATGTAGGTTATGTGACGGCAGTATTGCAAGGTCTGGTGGGTGATACGGGTAAGATCTACGGCCTCGAACCTTCTATGACCTGTTACAATAAAATAACATCGTATCTGAATTGTTCCAATATTGTGTTGATGAATATGGCGCTTTCGAGTCAGGATGGTACCGCCTATTTTGTTGATACTCCCCGGGTAATTTCCCGCGGCTATTCCTTCCTCTCAGAAGTGGGTACGAAGAATGATGAAGACAATGAATATCTGATCGAAACGATTACCGTCGATACGTTGTGTAAAAAGAATAACATTGAAAAAGTTCGTTATCTCAAATTGGATGTAGAGGGTGCTGAACTGATTTCATTGAAAGGCGCTACAGGCATGTTGGCGAAGAAAAAGATTGACTATATCCTGGTGGAGACTTGTTTCTACGATACCCATAAAAACATGAACATGGAGATGGCTACATTACTGACAGGTTGTGGCTATAAACCCTATTTCCTGACAGAAGATAAACTTCAGCCGATAGATTTCTACTCTATTTCCGGGATCTGGCAGGATGTTATATGGACGCATATTGATAATGATTGA